The genome window ACAAGGATGCATTTTCGACTCTGTAACATTTTGAGgagtaaacaaaattaaatttcagcGAGAGTGgacattcttaatattaataacttatttatttttatgttttaaaaatacttttaaaaaaaatctaattttttttttcaaattaatatatttttaaatcattttaatatactgatattaaaattaatttttaaaaattaaaaaaatattattttaatatattaaaaacaaaaaaaactttaaaaaataactataatattTTCAGAACTAAGATAAATGCCCTGTCCCTAATCTCATCACATTCCCTTCATGTTGCTGTCCTCTCTCCCGCCAACCTGCACCTGACTACCATATAAACTTACAAAAACCAAGTTTGAAACCCAGGGGCAGAGTAACGaaccctccctccctccctctccgaTGCTTCAGCATGCCCCTAAAAGACCACTGTATGTGCCCTTACAAAATATCTTAACAAAATCCCAGCACcaaaatccaataataaaaacCCAATCTTTGTCTCAAGAAGGCACCATAACCCCACAAAATCCACCAAACCGATTTTGTTCTGAAAAGAAGTATGGGCACATATGTGACCTCCTTTTGTCACAAACTCGCTCAAGGTCTCTGTTAAAGGGCCAACAAATTCATGCCCATATAATAAAATCTGGCCTACAAGTAATCCCTCTCGTTTGCCATTACCTTATCAACTTTTATTCGAAGACACAGCTGCCCCTTCTTTCCAGCCAAGTTTTCGAAGAGAGTGAAAGAAAATCATCGACTACTTGGAGCTCTGTTATATCCTCATTTGCACAGAATGAGGAACCGGTGCTTGCCATTCAGTACTTTTGTCGGATGATTGGCGAAAATCTATGCCCTGATGATCATATCTTTCCCAGTGCTACTAAAGCGTGTGCGATTTTGGGGAGATGTGATGTTGGGAAATCTGTGCATTGTCTGGTTATTAAAACTGGGTATGATGTTGATGTGTTTGTTGGGAGTTCTTTGGTTGATATGTATGCCAAGTGTGGGGATATTAAGGAAGCGAGGaatgtgtttgatgaaatgccgCATAGGAATGTGGTTTCTTGGAGTGGGATGATTTATGGGTATACTCAATTGGGTGAACATGAGGAGGCTATGAGGTTGTTTAAAGAGGCTTTATTAGAAGGTTTAGATGTGAATGATTTTACGCTTTCAAGTGTAATTAGGGTGTGTGGTAGTGCTACATTGCTTGAACTTGGGAAGCAAATACATGGGTTGTGTTTCAAAACGAGTTATGATTTGTCGGGTTTCGTAGGTAGTTCTTTGATTTCCTTGTATTCGAAGTGTGGTCTTATTGAAGGAGCTTATAGGGTTTTTGATGAGGTGCCTATTAAGAATCTTGGAATGTGGAATGCTATGCTGATCGCTTGTGCTCAACATGCACATACGAAGGAAGCATTTGATTTGTTTACGAAGATGGAAAATGCTGGGATGAGACCAAATTTTATTACCTTTTTATGTGTGCTTTACGCTTGTAGCCATGCAGGGTTAGttgaagaaggaaagaaatattttgcACTCATGAAGAAGTATGAGATTGAGCCAGGGACCCAACATTATGCTTCTATGGTGGACTTACTTGGCCGTGCTGGAAAATTGCAGGAAGCACTTTCGGTTATCAAGGGAATGCCTACAGAACCAACAGAATCTGTGTGGGGAGCTTTCATAACAGGGTGTCGCATTCATGGGAACACTGACTTGGCAGCCTTTGCAGCTGATAAAGTCTTTGAGTTGGGTGCTGTAAGTTCAGGTTTGCATGTGATGTTATCGAATGCTTATGCAGCTGCTGGAAGGTATGAGGATGCAGCCAAAGCTAGAAAGATGCTTAGGGACCGAGGGGTGAAGAAGGAAACTGGATTGAGTTGGATCGAGGAGGGAAATAGAGTTCACAAATTTGCAGCAGGGGATAGGTTTCATGTCAGAATGAAAGAAATTTACCAGAAATTGGAGGACTTGGGAGAGGAAATGGAGAGAGCTGGTTATGTTGCAGACACAAGTTTTGTGCTGCGAGAGGTGGGTAGTGAAGAGAAAAACCAGACCATTAGGTACCATAGTGAAAGACTGGCCATTGCATTTGGGCTCATTTCCATCCCACTTGGCAGGCCAATCAGGATTATGAAGAACTTGCGAGTTTGCGGTGATTGTCATAATGCAATCAAGTTTATTTCCAAACTCTCTGGGAGAGTAATCATTGTGAGAGATAACAACCGGTTCCATCGTTTTGAAGATGGAAAATGCTCTTGTGCTGACTATTGGTGACTGAATTGTAAGAGATTCGTTTGGCCTTACTAGAATGTATTTCACATGTAACCATTTGGAAGACAACAAAACAAGGTGAAGATACATAAAAGGCACCTAAAGGTGCTCCTTTTGGCAGGAGGAAGCCCTTTTTCTGTCATTAACCTAGTCTGCGGGCTTGGAGTCGAGGAGCAGGAACTCTGGTTTATTAAGCGATTGAAAAGAGGTGTTACGTTTCTGATTCCTCATCCTACCAGGTATTTCTATTATGTTCGTTTATGTTCATCTTTTTTGAGGCAGGattctaatttaaaatataagttaTTAATCTTGTGGAAAATTCTGTTTTTCCTTGCTTGTGTGCGCATTTTTCTTGAGTAGTGCAACCTGTTAGCTTTACgggtttttcttatttatttccgAAACTGACTGTCTAGGGGTGATCCACTGGTGTGTGATGGTACAAGCAGAAGCAATGCGGCACTGCTTTGTTGTCTATTTAGACAGTGTTCGTTACTGATTCGAGATGAAAAGAGATGGAAATGATTGGAACAGAGAAGATAGGTTTTCTTGTATATATCTCAAACAATTCCagaaatagatttatttttatttcccaaATAAAATCTGTATTTATCTCTTTTATCTTGTGATACTAATGAAATGCAATCtaagaaactaaattatttaTGCTGTGAAGGGAAGATATCCTATAAAATGAACCAATTGCAAGGAATTTGGAATTTTATATCCGAGTGTAACTAAAAACTATAGATTCCTTAATTTTTGTACTACG of Populus trichocarpa isolate Nisqually-1 chromosome 16, P.trichocarpa_v4.1, whole genome shotgun sequence contains these proteins:
- the LOC7484008 gene encoding putative pentatricopeptide repeat-containing protein At5g52630, whose translation is MLQHAPKRPLYVPLQNILTKSQHQNPIIKTQSLSQEGTITPQNPPNRFCSEKKYGHICDLLLSQTRSRSLLKGQQIHAHIIKSGLQVIPLVCHYLINFYSKTQLPLLSSQVFEESERKSSTTWSSVISSFAQNEEPVLAIQYFCRMIGENLCPDDHIFPSATKACAILGRCDVGKSVHCLVIKTGYDVDVFVGSSLVDMYAKCGDIKEARNVFDEMPHRNVVSWSGMIYGYTQLGEHEEAMRLFKEALLEGLDVNDFTLSSVIRVCGSATLLELGKQIHGLCFKTSYDLSGFVGSSLISLYSKCGLIEGAYRVFDEVPIKNLGMWNAMLIACAQHAHTKEAFDLFTKMENAGMRPNFITFLCVLYACSHAGLVEEGKKYFALMKKYEIEPGTQHYASMVDLLGRAGKLQEALSVIKGMPTEPTESVWGAFITGCRIHGNTDLAAFAADKVFELGAVSSGLHVMLSNAYAAAGRYEDAAKARKMLRDRGVKKETGLSWIEEGNRVHKFAAGDRFHVRMKEIYQKLEDLGEEMERAGYVADTSFVLREVGSEEKNQTIRYHSERLAIAFGLISIPLGRPIRIMKNLRVCGDCHNAIKFISKLSGRVIIVRDNNRFHRFEDGKCSCADYW